A single genomic interval of Malania oleifera isolate guangnan ecotype guangnan chromosome 13, ASM2987363v1, whole genome shotgun sequence harbors:
- the LOC131146460 gene encoding protein KINESIN LIGHT CHAIN-RELATED 3-like, with the protein MPGVVVDGINKEGSVHELNGNSAVCKESSVQYKSPKSTLSPQSTRSAIPDVPLDGAVDTSIEQLYDNVCEMQSSDQSLSRPSLGSDGEESRIDFELRHLVGGEMREIEIMEEEIEIPEDDCHSNSPSKKETLSAGKKSGKTDKTHSANSRSDSSVQSKKVSQLQVESETSAKSSLKTKSPPEKPPNNKQREKNWRKPKAGVTPTRKQKNSPVGGVKLQNGSEDSSESGLDNPDLGPFLLKQARDLISSGENYQKALELALRAAKSFEKCASGKPSLELVMCLHVTAAIYCSLGQYGQAIPVLEHSIEIPVFEEGKDHALAKFAGHMQLGDTYAMLGQLENSILCYTTGLEVQKQVLGETDARVGETCRYLAEAHVQALQFDEAKKFCQMALEIHKENSSPASLEEAADRRLMGLICETKGDHEAALEHLVLASMAMVANGQEMEVASVDCSIGDTYLSLARYDEAVLSYQKALTVFKSSKGENHPAVASVFVRLADLYNKTGKLRESKSYCENALRIYGKPNPGIPPEEIATGLTDVSAIYESMNEIEQALNLLEKALRLYNDAPGQQGTIAGIEAQMGVMYYMLGKYSESYTSFKTAISKLRASGEKKSAFFGIALNQMGLACVQRYAINEAADLFEEARSILEQEYGPYHPDTLGVYSNLAGTYDAVGRLDDAIEILEHVVGLREEKLGTANPDVDDEKRRLAELLKEAGRVRNRKARSLETLLDANSQAINHDGIKV; encoded by the exons ATGCCTGGGGTTGTCGTGGATGGAATTAATAAAGAAGGGTCGGTGCATGAATTAAATGGAAATTCAGCAGTTTGTAAAGAAAGTTCTGTGCAGTACAAGTCTCCCAAAAGTACTTTGAGCCCGCAAAGTACTCGAAGTGCGATTCCTGATGTCCCTCTTGATGGGGCAGTGGACACCTCGATTGAGCAGCTCTATGACAATGTGTGTGAGATGCAGAGTTCTGATCAGTCACTGTCGAGGCCGAGCCTTGGATCTGATGGTGAAGAGTCTAGGATTGATTTTGAGTTGCGCCATCTTGTTGGAGGAGAGATGAGGGAGATTGAGATAATGGAAGAAGAGATTGAGATACCAGAGGATGACTGTCATAGCAATTCTCCCTCCAAGAAAGAAACATTATCTGCAGGGAAGAAGTCAGGGAAGACAGATAAGACCCATTCTGCAAACTCAAGGTCTGATTCCTCAGTGCAATCAAAGAAAGTATCTCAGTTGCAGGTGGAATCTGAAACATCCGCAAAATCAAGTCTGAAGACCAAAAGTCCTCCGGAGAAACCTCCTAATAATAAGCAGAGAGAAAAGAATTGGAGAAAACCAAAAGCTGGAGTCACTCCCACAAGGAAACAGAAGAATTCACCAGTAGGAGGGGTGaagttgcaaaatggatctgaAGATTCATCTGAATCAGGCCTGGATAATCCGGATCTTGGACCATTCCTACTTAAGCAAGCACGGGACTTGATTTCTTCTGGGGAAAATTACCAGAAAGCTCTTGAATTGGCTCTTCGAGCTGCAAAATCATTCGAGAAATGTGCAAGTGGAAAACCCAGTTTAGAGTTGGTCATGTGTTTGCATGTTACAGCGGCAATATACTGCAGTTTAGGCCAGTATGGTCAGGCAATTCCAGTTCTCGAGCACTCAATTGAGATTCCAGTCTTTGAGGAAGGGAAAGATCATGCCCTTGCCAAATTTGCTGGTCATATGCAGTTGGGTGATACTTATGCAATGCTGGGCCAGCTTGAGAATTCAATACTGTGTTACACAACAGGACTGGAAGTTCAGAAACAAGTTTTGGGAGAAACTGATGCAAGGGTTGGTGAGACCTGCAGGTATTTGGCTGAAGCTCATGTTCAAGCGCTGCAATTTGATGAGGCCAAGAAATTTTGTCAGATGGCTCTCGAGATCCATAAAGAGAATAGTTCACCAGCATCTCTTGAAGAGGCAGCAGATAGGAGGCTTATGGGTCTTATATGTGAAACAAAGGGCGATCATGAAGCTGCTCTTGAGCATCTTGTTTTAGCTAGCATGGCCATGGTAGCTAATGGGCAGGAAATGGAGGTGGCTTCTGTAGATTGCAGTATTGGAGACACATACTTGTCTCTTGCCCGGTATGATGAGGCTGTTTTATCTTATCAGAAAGCACTGACAGTTTTCAAGTCCTCCAAAGGGGAGAATCACCCAGCTGTTGCTTCTGTCTTTGTTCGACTGGCTGATTTATATAACAAGACAGGGAAATTGAGGGAATCAAAATCATACTGTGAGAACGCCCTTCGAATTTATGGAAAGCCCAATCCAGGGATCCCACCAGAGGAGATTGCCACTGGTCTTACTGATGTTTCTGCTATCTATGAATCTATGAATGAGATTGAGCAGGCACTGAATTTGTTGGAGAAGGCATTGAGGTTATACAATGATGCCCCTGGCCAACAGGGCACAATTGCAGGAATTGAAGCTCAGATGGGTGTCATGTACTACATGTTGGGGAAGTACTCTGAATCTTACACCTCCTTCAAAACTGCCATTTCAAAGCTTCGTGCAAGTGGAGAGAAGAAATCTGCCTTCTTTGGCATAGCTCTCAACCAAATGGGGCTTGCTTGCGTGCAGCGTTATGCCATAAATGAGGCTGCAGATTTGTTTGAAGAAGCAAGGAGTATTTTGGAACAAGAGTATGGACCATATCACCCCGACACACTTGGGGTGTACAGCAATCTCGCAGGAACTTACGATGCAGTTGGGAG GTTGGATGATGCAATTGAAATCTTGGAGCATGTCGTTGGCTTGAGAGAGGAAAAGCTTGGAACAGCAAATCCAGATGTGGATGATGAGAAGAGGAGGTTGGCTGAGTTACTAAAAGAAGCAGGCAGGGTTCGCAACAGAAAAGCTAGATCTCTGGAAACCCTCCTTGATGCCAACTCTCAAGCTATAAACCATGATGGCATTAAGGTATGA